The Setaria viridis chromosome 9, Setaria_viridis_v4.0, whole genome shotgun sequence sequence AGTTTGCCGTATGTTAAGGAGTCTTCTTCCTCAGTTTGTAATGCTTGTCAATTGGCCAAGAGTCACCAACTCCCTTATAATAATGCCATTCATCGCTCTACTTCACCTCTCGAACTTGTCTTTTCCGATGTTTGGGCCCTGCTCCAACATCTGTTGGTGGTTACAAATATTACATCAGCTTTATTGATGACTTTAGCAAGTTTACTTGGATATATTTAATGCACGATCGAACTGAGGTACAACGCATTTTCTTGCAATTTCAGACTCATGCTGAACGCCTCCTTGACACAAAGATAAAGTTTGTTCAATCTGATTGGGGTGGGGAGTACCAGAAACTTCATACTCAATTTTTCCGTACCCTTGGGATTGCTCATCATGTTTCTTGCCCTCACACCCATCAACAAAACGGCTCGGCCGAACGAAAGCATCGCCATATAGTTGAAACTGGGCTTTCACTCTTAGCTCATGCATCTATGCCACTCAAATTTTGGGACGAAGCCTTCCTCACAGCTATTTATCTCATTAATAGGCTCCCTACTCGAGTCATTGATAATTTGTGCCCTCTAGAACGCCTTCTAAAAGCTCCACCTAATTACACCATGCTTCGCATTTTTGGGTGTGCTTGCTGGCCCCATCTTAGACCCTACAACAAACATAAACTATCCTTTCGATCCAAAGCTTGTGTCTTTCTAGGCTATAGTGCTCTTCATAAGGGATATAAATGCCTTGACATGGACTCTGGTCACGTCTACATTTCTCGCGACGTTATATTTGATGAATCAATTTTTCCTTTCTCCAACGTTGCGCCCTCCCACCATACCTCATCTGTTAATCCGGCTAGTAGCAGTGTTAATTTGAACATTAACCCAATGTACACTTTGCTTCCTGGTAATTCTATGGTTGCAGCAGTAGCAGATCCTACGCCCCTGGCACCTGAATCTTCACCAGGATCGGCTCCTGTTCTTGATGCTCCTGCACAAACAGTGGCTGTAGCAGGGTCTCCATCTGCCAGCGCACATGGTGCGTTGTCACCAACAGCTGCGTCGCTATCTCCTGCACCGCCTTCTCCCTCGACAGCAGTGCCTCTACCAGCCTCGCCTGGGCAACCTGAGATGACAACTCCACAAGGCGCACCACATGTTCCTGCCCATCAGTATGGAACCCGATTGCAGAACCATATTCGGCGTCCAAAAATTCGTACTGATGGGACGGTCACATACTCTGCTGTGCGGACATCCGATGATGAACCTGTTTCTCACATCACTGCCATGAAACATCCCCTTTGGCGATCCGCGATGAATGATGAATTTCAAGCGCTTGTCAAGAACAAGACGTGGCACCTTGTCCCTCCACATGCCGGCCTCAATGTTATCAACTGCAAGTGGATTTTTAAACTTAAACGTAAAGCGGATGGTTCTATTGATCGATACAAAGCACGATTGGTTGCCAAGGGTTTCAAGCAACAATATGGTAATGATTATGATGATACCTTCAGTCATGTGGTCAAACCTACGACCATCCGAGTGTTGCTATCTCTTGCAGTGTCTCATGGCTGGTCGCTCAGGCAAATTGACATCCAAAATGCATTTTTGCATGGCTACCTTCACGAGGATGTCTATATGAAACAACCACCTGGATTTGAGGATTCAACTCATCCTAACTATATTTGCAAATTGGACAAATCTCTCTATGGTCTCAAACAGGCTCCACGTGCCTGGTTTTCTCGTCTCAGTAGCACCCTTTTGCAATTGGGGTTTCATGCTTCAAAGGCTGATGTTTCTCTCTTCATCTTCAACAGAGGTGGCATTCAGATGTATATTCTCATCTACGTTGATGATATTATcattgtgagctcctcaacagcGGCTACAGATCGCCTATTGACTCAACTTCAAGCTGACTTTGCGGTAAAAGATCTTGGCAATCTTGGTTATTTTCTTGGCATTGAGGTACATCATACTTCTCCTGGCCTTATCTTGACACAACGTAAATATATACAAGATCTCCTGAAGCGCACGAACATGGTCTTCTCGAATGGTGTTCCAACACCGATGCTTCCGAGTGATAAATTGTTGCTGAAAACTGGTGATCCTCTCTCAGCTGAAGACACAACACGGTATCGCAGTGTTGTTGGGGCTCTCCAATACTTGTCATTGACTCGACCAGACATTTCATTTTGTGTCAACCGTGTGTGCCAATTTCTTTCTGCACCCACAACTGCTCATTGGGCTGCCGTCAAACGCATTCTGCGTTACCTTCATGCTACCATTGACCTTGGATTGTGCATCACTAAATCCGGCTCATCATTACTAAATGCGTTCTCGGATGCTGATTGGGCCGGCAATCTGGATGACCGGCGCAGTACAGGTGGTTATGCCATTTTTCTTGGCCCAAATCTCGTATCATGGAGCTCTCGCAAACAACCGACTGTTTCTCGCTCGAGCACTGAGGCAGAGTATAAAGCTGTTGCCAATGCCACTGCTGAACTCATATGGGTCGAAGTACTGTTGCGCGAGCTTGGGATTTCACAACCTCGGCCTCCTAGTCTCTGGTGTGACAATATTGGTGCCACCTACCTGTCGGCTAATCCCATATTCCATCGCCAGACTAAACATGTGGAAGCTGACTATCACTTTGTTCGCGAACGTGTTGCCTCCCGTCAACTTGAAGTGCGCTTTATCAGCTCCAAAGATCAGATAGCTGACATCATGACAAAGCCGTTGCCTTCAACTGCGTTTACTCAAATACGTCACAATCTGAACTTAGTGTCACACCGTCCAGATTGAGGGGGGGTGTTAACGATAGACATCTCTTCCTATTCATAGAAGGAGTCCTAATTCTCCTGGAGCTGTGTCTCTGTGATTTCCGTAGAGGTTGTTAAATTCGGATGTAATCTCCTCAATGTATCctgcctatatatatgagagaaTACGACCCTAGCAGGTCAGGCAATGCCAATTACATTGACAGCCTCCAGCCCTCCACATAGAGCTTCGCACACCCCACGGGCGAAACTCAGCATGGACGACGGCCCGTTCCTCAAGTGGAAACCCGACTTCGTCTCCACGCTCTGCAGCTGCGTCACGCTCGGCGCTTCACCAGTCTCGTCAAACCGCTGACAGAGTCCACTCCCGATTCCCAATGGAGGGCTCAAGCTTCGCGTTGTCTGGATCATCAGCTCGCTGATTGCTGCATTGGTGAGCGCGAGGCATTACCTGCTGCAGCGTGCAGCCGAAAATATCACGCAATGCTGGAGAGCTTGAACCTGACGGCCACCGATGGACAAGAGACAGAGTGGTGTCGAAATGCTGCCAGGTGCCAAGGTGAGCGAGTTTCAATCCCATTTGATCCCATATGCTTCGAGATGTACCTCTGTGGTGTTATTTGCTTGGACACTTCAATTTATGTGGTGCTGAtgtaggattttttttgttggtaCTAGGAACAGATGTGCCTCCTTCAGAAATTACTTGAGCATAAAGAAGCATTACGATGACAATTGTAACCTCTTTCAATTTGGTATTAACCATTCATCGTCTCAGTTGAAGATATATTATTTGATTTAAATACTGCATCTTAGTAGTACATGTGAATTACTCTTGCAGAATTTGCTATAGCAtgtatatatactccctccgttccaaattgtaagtcattccaagaatcttggagagtcaaagtatctcaagtttgaccaaatttatatgataatataaaaatatttatgatgtcaactaagtatcattagattctttatcaattatattttcatagtatatctatttgatgtcataaatctttatatttttctctataattttggtcaaacttgagatgctttaactctccaagattcttggaatgacttacaatttgggacggagggagtacatctgaAATTTAGCAGCTCATTATGGAACACAGTGTAAACTAAATATATTATCTTTAATAACATATCTGAAGCTCTAAACTTCTATCTCTGAATTGGAGAAGTCATCATCTGAAATCACTGATTTGTCTACTAACAAAAACATAGCCCTTTTGTTTGCCATGCCGTAGTATTACACCAAAATAGTTCAGCTTGAATTGCATGCACTAGACTTTGTGCACAGCCGTGCTAGCATGGTAGATACTATCCCCTGTCCAACTCCAAGGTATTGATATTCCATCTTGCGTCATACTATCTACATAACTCATAAGAACATTCTGTGGTCTATTATGCAGGTAATGAAACGAGCTCCAGGCACACGTACTCAACTATGGCATACTAATTAAACAGGCTCTCCAAAGAGGGCGCGGCAAGGCCACGCTTGTGTTTCTAGTTTCATACGAGGCAACCAGATACTCGGTCTATGCTGTATGGATTTTCAGGTCTCGGAAGGCTTACAGGTTCGCAGGTTAATTGGTTCCATCCACCTTTGCAATACACATActgcttcattttcttttccagACACAACTTGTATATAGACGGAAGTAAAACCCTCTGAGCTGATCTGACTGGGTTTGTTGGTGCTTACACAGAGCTTATTCCTATGGGTTCAAGAAAACCCCACCGGCTGGCCgctggcgtcgccggcggctgcACCGGATGTACTTCACCCtgagtcccggttggaggtGCGCTCCCTGCCGGGTAATCCAATGTACAGCTCCGTCTCAACGTCAGCGTTGTCGTTGCACGGCGCCGGCAAATTACGCGGCCACGGAGGGAGGCAGCGGGGGTTCAGGGCGGGAGCCACCGGCTGCGGCTGAACGTTGCGTTGCTGCAGCGACAAGTGCAGAGAGTGAGAACTCGATATGTTTAGTCATCTACTATGTACATGATTGCTTGCACATAACACATAAGATATTGGATATTACACACTTTGCAAATGGTTTACTGATACCAACAAGTGGTTTGATTGCATTTACCTTTTCACGTAACTCTTTGTTGTCTTTAAGCAGGGTCCTCTCCTGGTAGCGATAGAAGAAACAAATAACAGAGGGAGTCAGGAAGTGGTTACTGTGGAGTAGTAGTTTCAGGATCCTCTGGGCCGATGCATTACCTTCTCCTTCAGCTTCGCTATCTGCAGCTCCAGCAGTTGGGTCTGTCAGGAAAAATGTAGGATGCATATCAACTTCAGAACTGTAGCTTCATCATCAAAGCAGGCCTCtctcattttttaaaaaaagaagggTAATGCAGGAAGTTTAGGTAGTAACTAGCTAACCTTCTTTCCTCTGATGACGTGGAGACTCTTCTCCAGTTTAACCTCCAAACTATGCAGTTCTTCAACAGAACAACCTTCTAAATTTTCACCCAAAAACTTCCTGCAACTCATGTAATGGAAATGACTGCTAACCTTTTTGCTGTATGAAGAATATGGTTGATCTTCAGTAGAATATACTGACTGCTTACCGCTTGGACTTTTCAAGGGCTTCAAGTCGATTTGCCAAGCTTAAGGCATCTGCTTTGACTTGCTGCAGTTCATATCATTGAAGTCCTATTTTATATTGAAAAACACTGGACTAACCTCTAAAAGATATTTATTCTACTCATGTTTCTAAGTGATGCTGTTAATGCACTTCAATGCCTTGGAGGTAAATCATCATCtaggaaaaatattgaaattttTCCAACGAAGCATCTTTATTGGGTTAGTTTATATGTAGATTTAATTTTAGCTTAGCTGTATTAACTGAAGATGCAGTAGTCAAAGATGTGTTCAGTAGATACACCAGCCACATGAACATGCAAACTAATAGAATCTGAAACGAGCAAATTGAGTATCTTCTAAATAAAAAACAACTTAATATAAAAGTTAAGAAAAATAATCATCTATATCACTTGGCATCGGATATTCATATAAGCAGTAGGTGCAATTCATGCCTTTTCTTGATAAAAAAGGAGGGTCATAATATTATACTGTAGAACTTCACCTGTATATCCTGttgtacagacttgttattGACATTTTCCCTTGTATATGCCTTATAGCGGTCAATCGTTTTCTGGAGGCTGCATATATAAGAAGCAAACTGTAAATCAGAAAACAAACTACTTAAGAAAGTCTAAACATAATAAACAATTTGATTGAATGCTGATATTATTCAGTGGCTTATGTAGAGTGTCAGACATGCACATCGAGAAATCATGGAAATGACTTGAGTAGCTTAATCACCAATATATACTTTCTTTGGACACATAACGCCAATAAAAAGATATAAATTTTAAGATCTGCGTTAAACAATTGATTCATCTTATGATCTGCCAGTAGCGAACTCAAAGCCAAATTCCCATGATATGCCAAAACAGAGAACAAGCAAGACCATAATAGATTCCGTTTTGACAGAATGGATATAATTTAGCAAACAAATGGACAATATCAACATAGAGTAATATGTTGTATTTCCAGAGGGCACATACGATATGGTGTGTTTCCACTGCTTTCTCTGAACGAATTTTTCCAGTAACAGCATTAGAAAAACTATTCTAAGTTCTAATCATACCACTGTTAGAAGAATAAATTGGCCACATCAACAGAAGCCTTGAcagttttttatttaaaaatgttAATACCAAAGCTGGCCATCCCATCTCTACCAACAATAATTAAAAGTTCCGCACGAAAGCTTGACAGGACATGTCAACGAAGATAGATAAACCTTGTTCTGATTTCAATCTTATAATTCATAGAAAGTAACAATTTTGGTGATAATTGGGAGGAGAAACAATGAATTTAGTACACATATTAGATATGGAACtcagaaaggaaaaaaaaagaaatatgtgAGAATAGGAACTTTGACGCTGTAAAATTCTCTGTTCAGATGCAAAAACTATAAATCGTTCTCAATTCACTATTGGACCAGCAGTGGAGATAACCTGGGAAGGAGAAAGTAGAGGACTACTTGGTTGAGGTTTAATTAAGGGGGAAAAATGCATGAGCATTGAGTAGGGAAATTTGTCAAGATCCAGGAGAAATATATTGTTTTTCAAGCT is a genomic window containing:
- the LOC117838970 gene encoding MADS-box transcription factor 56 isoform X2, giving the protein MVRGKTEMKRIENATSRQVTFSKRRNGLLKKAFELSVLCDAEVGLIVFSPRGKLYEFASASSLQKTIDRYKAYTRENVNNKSVQQDIQQVKADALSLANRLEALEKSKRKFLGENLEGCSVEELHSLEVKLEKSLHVIRGKKIAKLKEKERTLLKDNKELREKQRNVQPQPVAPALNPRCLPPWPRNLPAPCNDNADVETELYIGLPGRERTSNRDSG
- the LOC117838970 gene encoding MADS-box transcription factor 56 isoform X1, encoding MVRGKTEMKRIENATSRQVTFSKRRNGLLKKAFELSVLCDAEVGLIVFSPRGKLYEFASASSLQKTIDRYKAYTRENVNNKSVQQDIQQVKADALSLANRLEALEKSKRKFLGENLEGCSVEELHSLEVKLEKSLHVIRGKKTQLLELQIAKLKEKERTLLKDNKELREKQRNVQPQPVAPALNPRCLPPWPRNLPAPCNDNADVETELYIGLPGRERTSNRDSG